In Aminivibrio sp., the following are encoded in one genomic region:
- a CDS encoding NCS2 family permease, whose translation MASLLENRFHLKEAGTDVRTEVLAGITTFMTMAYIIFVNPGILQNAGMPFGALMTATCLASALATFLMAFMANYPIALAPGMGLNAFFAFGVVLGMGISWQVALAAIFIEGILFILLTLTKIRENIVNGIPKSLKIGISTGIGLFIAFIGLQSAGIIVKNDAVLVGLGNMKSVEVLLAFAGFFIMVTLEVRKVRGSILWGILAVTGIAVALGVTKMPDGVVSMPPSIMPIFGKMDFSGIANPNFWIVMFSFFFVDFFDTVGTLVGVTNRAGMLDSEGRLPRAGRALMADAIGTTAGAVLGTSTVTSYVESASGVEQGGRTGLTAFVTGVLFLLALFFSPIVSIVPACATAPALVLVGIFMMAGLKDLDFSDWTNFVPACVPLFIMPFTYSIANGIEFGIISFAVLKILGGKAKEVSSIMLGLAVLFIAKEIFF comes from the coding sequence ATGGCTTCATTGCTTGAAAACCGCTTTCATCTGAAGGAGGCGGGAACGGACGTCCGCACGGAGGTCCTGGCAGGAATCACCACGTTCATGACCATGGCGTACATCATCTTCGTAAACCCCGGAATTCTGCAGAACGCCGGCATGCCTTTCGGTGCCCTCATGACGGCCACATGTCTGGCGAGCGCCCTGGCCACGTTCCTCATGGCCTTCATGGCCAACTACCCCATCGCCCTCGCGCCGGGCATGGGGCTCAACGCGTTCTTCGCCTTCGGCGTGGTCCTCGGCATGGGAATCTCCTGGCAGGTGGCCCTGGCCGCCATCTTCATCGAGGGTATCCTCTTCATCCTGCTTACCCTCACGAAAATCCGGGAGAACATCGTCAACGGCATTCCCAAGTCTCTCAAGATAGGCATCTCCACAGGAATCGGCCTGTTCATCGCCTTCATCGGCCTCCAGAGCGCCGGAATCATCGTGAAAAACGACGCGGTCCTCGTCGGCCTCGGGAACATGAAGTCCGTGGAGGTTCTTCTCGCCTTTGCCGGGTTCTTCATCATGGTCACCCTGGAAGTCCGGAAGGTGAGAGGCTCCATCCTCTGGGGCATCCTCGCCGTCACCGGGATCGCCGTGGCTCTCGGCGTGACGAAAATGCCCGACGGCGTGGTCTCCATGCCTCCTTCCATCATGCCCATCTTCGGGAAGATGGACTTCTCGGGGATAGCCAACCCCAACTTCTGGATCGTCATGTTCTCTTTCTTCTTCGTCGACTTCTTCGACACGGTGGGAACCCTTGTGGGTGTCACAAACCGGGCCGGCATGCTCGATTCCGAGGGCAGGCTGCCCAGGGCCGGCCGGGCTCTCATGGCGGACGCCATCGGAACCACGGCCGGAGCCGTGCTCGGAACCTCCACGGTCACCTCCTACGTGGAAAGCGCAAGCGGCGTGGAGCAGGGAGGCCGGACGGGCCTCACGGCCTTCGTCACGGGAGTCCTTTTCCTCCTGGCCCTTTTCTTCTCCCCCATCGTCTCCATCGTCCCGGCATGTGCCACCGCTCCGGCGCTGGTACTCGTCGGCATCTTCATGATGGCGGGCCTCAAGGACCTTGACTTCTCCGACTGGACGAACTTCGTTCCCGCATGCGTGCCCCTCTTCATCATGCCCTTCACCTACAGCATCGCCAACGGCATCGAGTTCGGCATCATCTCTTTCGCTGTGCTCAAGATCCTCGGCGGCAAGGCGAAGGAAGTCAGCTCCATCATGCTCGGCCTGGCGGTCCTCTTCATCGCCAAGGAAATCTTTTTCTAA
- a CDS encoding Fur family transcriptional regulator, which translates to MDEQQHESAVTGFLEKLKGRGLRLTAQREVLFRVIAENLGVPSTVQDIWGKTRDLDPSIGIATVYRTINLLAEMGVVNVIYLNEGEFRLEMPEQKLHISAFCRHCGSLFPLGGEDRKQETLEQWLADIGMELLPQSIAIAGLCGKCREELKDENASPADQGPFGRSGHCPRRRRFRGGLGR; encoded by the coding sequence ATGGACGAACAGCAGCATGAAAGCGCCGTGACCGGCTTTCTTGAAAAACTGAAAGGCAGGGGCCTCCGGCTCACTGCCCAGCGGGAAGTGCTCTTCCGGGTAATCGCCGAAAACCTCGGCGTGCCCTCCACAGTGCAGGACATCTGGGGGAAGACGAGGGATCTCGACCCCTCCATCGGCATCGCCACGGTCTACAGGACCATCAACCTTCTCGCCGAGATGGGCGTGGTGAACGTCATCTACCTGAACGAGGGGGAATTCCGGCTCGAAATGCCGGAGCAGAAGCTCCATATCTCCGCCTTCTGCCGCCATTGCGGATCCCTTTTCCCTCTCGGGGGAGAGGACAGGAAACAGGAAACCCTGGAACAATGGCTTGCGGATATCGGAATGGAGCTTCTCCCCCAGTCCATCGCCATTGCCGGGCTGTGCGGCAAATGCCGGGAAGAGCTGAAGGACGAGAACGCCTCACCGGCGGACCAGGGACCCTTCGGACGGTCGGGGCACTGCCCGAGACGCCGGAGGTTCCGCGGAGGGCTGGGCAGGTAA
- a CDS encoding DUF5320 domain-containing protein produces MPARNGTGPLGMGPMTGWGRGWCGGGRGMGRGFAGYGRFGMGRGFGGVWAAPVTPEMEEQALRQEMEMLRSRMDELQARLGKDRGE; encoded by the coding sequence ATGCCTGCACGGAACGGAACGGGACCCCTCGGAATGGGGCCCATGACAGGTTGGGGAAGAGGATGGTGCGGCGGCGGCAGAGGTATGGGCCGCGGCTTCGCCGGATACGGCAGGTTCGGCATGGGACGGGGGTTCGGCGGCGTATGGGCGGCCCCGGTCACGCCGGAGATGGAGGAGCAGGCTCTCCGGCAGGAGATGGAAATGCTCAGATCCAGGATGGATGAGCTGCAGGCGCGGCTCGGAAAGGACAGGGGAGAATGA
- a CDS encoding NifB/NifX family molybdenum-iron cluster-binding protein produces the protein MTKAAIALDGNIISEHFGKVREFLFVTFEDGKELSREVIPAPSADHAPGVFPNWVKSMGADMVMAGGMGVKAKQFFQALGVRVLTVPSMDVEEGVKALLLGTVRTVETDCGHGADHDCSPESGHDCGK, from the coding sequence ATGACGAAGGCGGCCATCGCTCTGGACGGGAATATCATTTCGGAACACTTCGGGAAAGTCCGGGAGTTCCTTTTCGTGACCTTTGAGGATGGGAAAGAGCTTTCCAGGGAGGTCATCCCCGCCCCTTCGGCCGATCATGCGCCGGGCGTTTTCCCCAACTGGGTGAAATCCATGGGGGCGGACATGGTTATGGCGGGGGGCATGGGCGTCAAGGCAAAGCAGTTTTTCCAGGCCCTCGGAGTCCGGGTCCTCACGGTGCCTTCCATGGATGTTGAAGAGGGTGTGAAAGCCCTTCTTCTGGGAACAGTCCGGACAGTGGAAACCGACTGCGGTCACGGAGCGGACCATGACTGCAGCCCCGAATCCGGTCACGACTGCGGAAAATGA